In Haloplanus rubicundus, one DNA window encodes the following:
- the ggt gene encoding gamma-glutamyltransferase — MDPNPDLDRFDSRRSTAYARNGMVATSQPLAAQAGVEALREGGNAFDAAVTTAAALNVVEPMSTGIGGDAFALYRTADGDVGAFRSCGGAPAEATVETVRERVAERSGVDPSAASMPGAGPLAVTVPGSARGWERLVEDHGNRSLAAALDPAVEYAREGFPVSEVIADMWTTGEALFTEDDAREEYLLDGRSPEPGEVVTLPDLGETLATVAAEGADAFYEGPLADRIAGTVQDRGGLLAADDLADFEPEYVDPVSTTYRGAEVYELPPNNQGLIALEALNVAEELDAGGYDYDSPERVHYFAEALKRAFHDGHHYITDPEFEDVPALGSKAYAAERAATVGERAGSVSIGGPGAPPEDSDTVLLTVADEAGNVVSFINSIFGNFGSGVVVPGTGITLQNRGSSFSLDPDHPNRIEPGKRPFHTLIPGLCRFAADDWAAFGVMGGYMQPQGHLQVLSNLLDYGMPLQAALDAPRWRYREDGSLAVEDRFPDGLLPKLARRGHEVVVRPPGDFGGGQITRLDGDVMSGATEPRKDGTASGF, encoded by the coding sequence ATGGATCCGAATCCGGACCTCGACCGCTTCGACTCGCGGCGGTCGACGGCCTACGCGCGGAACGGGATGGTGGCGACGAGCCAGCCGCTCGCGGCACAGGCGGGCGTGGAAGCCCTTCGCGAGGGCGGCAACGCCTTCGACGCGGCGGTGACGACGGCGGCCGCCCTGAACGTCGTCGAACCCATGAGCACCGGCATCGGGGGCGACGCGTTCGCCCTCTATCGCACCGCCGACGGCGACGTGGGCGCGTTTCGGAGTTGCGGCGGCGCGCCCGCCGAGGCGACGGTCGAGACGGTGCGCGAGCGGGTGGCCGAGCGCTCGGGCGTCGATCCGTCCGCGGCGTCGATGCCGGGTGCCGGGCCGCTCGCGGTGACCGTCCCCGGCAGCGCGCGCGGGTGGGAGCGCCTCGTCGAGGATCACGGGAACCGGTCGCTCGCAGCCGCACTCGACCCCGCCGTCGAGTACGCGCGGGAGGGGTTCCCGGTCAGCGAAGTGATCGCCGACATGTGGACGACCGGCGAGGCGCTGTTCACCGAGGACGACGCCCGCGAGGAGTACCTGCTCGACGGCCGATCGCCCGAGCCCGGCGAGGTGGTGACGCTCCCGGACCTCGGGGAGACCCTCGCGACGGTCGCGGCGGAGGGCGCCGACGCCTTCTACGAGGGGCCGCTGGCCGACCGCATCGCCGGGACGGTGCAGGACCGGGGCGGACTGCTCGCGGCCGACGACCTCGCCGACTTCGAACCGGAGTACGTCGACCCCGTCTCGACCACCTACCGCGGTGCCGAGGTGTACGAACTCCCGCCGAACAACCAGGGACTGATCGCGCTGGAGGCGCTGAACGTCGCGGAGGAACTCGACGCCGGGGGCTACGACTACGACTCCCCGGAGCGGGTCCACTACTTCGCGGAGGCGCTCAAGCGCGCCTTCCACGACGGCCACCACTACATCACCGACCCCGAGTTCGAGGACGTGCCGGCGCTGGGATCGAAGGCCTACGCCGCGGAGCGGGCGGCGACGGTCGGCGAGCGCGCCGGCTCGGTCTCTATCGGCGGGCCGGGGGCGCCACCGGAGGACAGCGATACCGTCCTCCTGACCGTCGCGGACGAGGCGGGAAACGTCGTCTCCTTCATCAACTCCATCTTCGGGAACTTCGGGAGCGGCGTGGTGGTTCCGGGGACGGGCATCACGCTCCAGAACCGCGGGAGTTCGTTCTCGCTCGACCCCGACCACCCGAACCGGATCGAACCCGGCAAGCGTCCGTTCCACACGCTCATCCCGGGACTTTGCCGCTTCGCCGCCGACGACTGGGCGGCCTTCGGGGTCATGGGCGGCTACATGCAGCCCCAGGGACACCTGCAGGTGTTGTCGAACCTGCTCGACTACGGCATGCCGCTCCAGGCGGCGCTGGACGCGCCGCGCTGGCGCTACCGCGAGGACGGGAGCCTCGCCGTCGAGGACCGGTTCCCGGACGGCCTCCTGCCGAAACTCGCTCGGCGGGGCCACGAGGTGGTCGTCCGGCCGCCCGGCGACTTCGGCGGCGGGCAGATCACGCGGCTCGACGGCGACGTGATGTCGGGTGCGACGGAGCCACGGAAGGACGGCACCGCGAGCGGCTTCTAG
- the eif1A gene encoding translation initiation factor eIF-1A has product MSEETGRRNLRMPDDDELFAVVTQHNGGNHVRVRCEDGEERMGRIPGRMKYRTWINEGDVVLVEPWSWQDEKANIEWRYSGQDADQLRREGHID; this is encoded by the coding sequence ATGAGCGAAGAAACGGGGCGCCGGAATCTCCGGATGCCCGACGACGACGAGCTGTTCGCGGTCGTAACCCAGCACAACGGTGGGAACCACGTCCGCGTCCGCTGTGAGGACGGCGAGGAGCGAATGGGCCGCATCCCCGGCCGCATGAAGTACCGAACGTGGATCAACGAGGGCGACGTGGTCCTCGTGGAACCGTGGTCCTGGCAGGACGAGAAGGCCAACATCGAGTGGCGCTACTCGGGACAGGACGCCGACCAGCTGCGCCGCGAAGGCCACATCGACTAA
- a CDS encoding alcohol dehydrogenase catalytic domain-containing protein, with protein sequence MRAAAFTDLIGPDGVDVIELDRPDPGPGEAVVDVEACSINHHDLWILEGASAMVDPTDLPFVSGLDVAGVVRAVGEGVTGVEAGDRVLLCPNETCGTCQFCREGPENLCASYSLYHGGLAEAARVAADRLVPLPDGVDTTTAAALPTAYLTAYHMLRRAAVEPGDRLFVPGATGGVGVAAIQLADLRGVRTIGTSSSASKLDAVADLGADHTVQGTDPDALREAVDDIGTPDAVINHLGGDYTGLGLDVMRRGGRMVVCGRTAGPTSEIDIANLFRGHKRVIGSTMGTQTDLERLVDLVAAGDLDPLIDRTFPLSETGAAFERMADRETLGKLVVTME encoded by the coding sequence ATGCGTGCCGCAGCTTTCACCGACCTGATCGGACCGGACGGCGTCGACGTGATCGAACTGGACCGCCCCGACCCCGGCCCCGGCGAGGCCGTCGTCGACGTCGAGGCCTGTTCGATCAACCACCACGACCTCTGGATTCTGGAGGGGGCGTCGGCGATGGTCGACCCCACCGACCTCCCCTTCGTCAGCGGCCTCGACGTCGCGGGCGTCGTCCGAGCTGTCGGCGAGGGCGTCACCGGCGTCGAGGCTGGTGACCGGGTCCTCCTCTGTCCCAACGAGACGTGTGGCACCTGCCAGTTCTGCCGTGAAGGTCCGGAGAACCTCTGTGCGTCCTACTCGCTGTACCACGGCGGCCTCGCGGAGGCGGCCCGCGTCGCGGCCGACCGACTCGTTCCCCTCCCCGACGGCGTGGACACGACGACGGCCGCGGCGCTCCCCACGGCGTATCTCACCGCCTACCACATGCTCCGGCGGGCCGCGGTCGAACCCGGTGACCGCCTCTTCGTCCCCGGCGCGACCGGCGGCGTCGGCGTCGCGGCGATCCAGCTCGCCGACCTCCGCGGCGTCCGCACCATCGGCACCTCGTCGTCGGCGTCGAAACTCGACGCCGTCGCCGACCTCGGCGCCGATCACACGGTCCAGGGGACCGATCCCGACGCCCTCCGGGAGGCCGTCGACGACATCGGCACGCCCGACGCCGTGATCAACCACCTCGGCGGCGACTACACCGGCCTCGGACTCGACGTCATGCGCCGCGGCGGCCGGATGGTCGTCTGCGGGCGCACCGCCGGCCCGACCTCCGAAATCGACATCGCGAACCTGTTCCGGGGGCACAAGCGTGTCATCGGGAGCACGATGGGCACCCAGACCGACCTCGAACGACTCGTCGACCTCGTCGCCGCCGGCGACCTCGACCCCCTGATCGACCGAACCTTCCCGCTCTCGGAGACGGGCGCGGCGTTCGAGCGGATGGCCGACCGGGAGACGCTCGGGAAACTCGTCGTGACGATGGAGTAA
- a CDS encoding potassium channel family protein, translated as MDTWQRRTSQYVVVLVGVMFGYAAVYDAGMSAFEGSPVSFLHALQVVVETFTTTGFGSDAPWTTAEMNVLVIVMDLTGVVLIFLALPVLVFPLFEEAISTTVPTAAREDLENHVVVCTLTPRGETLVDELDSWGVEHLILEPDRDRAKDRYEEGYDVIHADPQSVDGLEAARLSEARCLVADDSDPVNTSTILTAKEVAEDVRTVSVVDDPARERYHRLAGADDVLSPRALLGEGLASKVTTGISTELGEAIEIGEDFEVAELPIQRNSDLVGRTIAESGVRERAGVNIVGAWFRGQFESPPSPDATLDNGTVLLVTGREAQLERLKELTMSDVRRFRRGRTVVVGHGEVGTTVSGALSAAGVSNTVMDLADDPAVDVVGDATDPDALSRAGIEDARSVILAIPDDTLTEFAILVIRDLNPGIELIARAEETENVQKMYRAGADYVLSLATVSGRMLASTILEDEEVISLDKQVEVIRTHAPGLVGRTLGEADVRARTGCTVVGVERDGAVITDLGADFRIREGDELVIAGTDEGTNRFMETLAYTD; from the coding sequence ATGGACACCTGGCAGCGTCGAACGTCCCAGTACGTCGTCGTCCTCGTCGGCGTGATGTTCGGCTACGCGGCGGTGTACGACGCCGGGATGAGCGCCTTCGAGGGGTCGCCGGTCAGCTTCCTCCACGCGCTCCAGGTCGTCGTGGAGACGTTCACGACGACCGGCTTCGGCTCCGACGCGCCGTGGACGACCGCCGAGATGAACGTCCTCGTCATCGTGATGGACCTGACGGGCGTCGTCCTCATCTTCCTCGCGCTCCCGGTGCTCGTCTTCCCGCTGTTCGAGGAGGCCATCTCCACGACGGTGCCGACGGCGGCCCGGGAGGACCTGGAGAACCACGTGGTCGTCTGTACGCTGACGCCGCGGGGCGAGACGCTGGTGGACGAACTCGACTCGTGGGGCGTCGAGCACCTGATCCTCGAACCGGACCGCGACCGGGCGAAGGACCGCTACGAGGAGGGGTACGACGTCATCCACGCCGACCCCCAGTCGGTCGACGGGCTGGAGGCTGCCCGCCTCTCCGAGGCCCGCTGTCTCGTCGCCGACGACTCCGACCCCGTCAACACGAGTACGATCCTCACCGCGAAGGAAGTCGCCGAGGACGTGCGGACGGTGAGCGTCGTCGACGACCCGGCCCGGGAGCGCTACCACCGTCTCGCCGGCGCCGACGACGTGCTCTCGCCGCGGGCGCTCCTCGGCGAGGGGCTGGCGTCGAAGGTGACGACCGGTATCTCGACCGAGTTGGGCGAGGCCATCGAAATCGGCGAGGACTTCGAGGTGGCGGAGCTGCCGATTCAGCGGAACAGCGACCTCGTCGGCCGGACCATTGCGGAGAGCGGGGTGCGCGAGCGCGCCGGCGTGAACATCGTGGGCGCGTGGTTCCGGGGGCAGTTCGAGAGCCCACCCTCGCCGGACGCCACGCTCGACAACGGCACCGTCCTGCTGGTCACGGGGCGGGAGGCACAGCTGGAACGGCTCAAGGAACTCACGATGTCGGACGTGCGTCGGTTCCGCCGGGGCCGGACCGTCGTCGTCGGCCACGGCGAGGTCGGCACCACCGTCTCGGGGGCGCTCTCGGCGGCCGGCGTCTCGAACACCGTGATGGATCTGGCCGACGACCCCGCGGTCGACGTGGTCGGCGACGCGACCGATCCCGACGCGCTCTCGCGGGCCGGCATCGAGGACGCGCGAAGCGTCATCCTCGCCATCCCGGACGACACCCTGACCGAGTTCGCCATCCTCGTCATCCGCGACCTGAACCCCGGCATCGAACTGATCGCGAGGGCGGAGGAGACCGAGAACGTCCAGAAGATGTACCGTGCGGGCGCGGACTACGTGCTCTCGCTCGCGACGGTCAGCGGGCGGATGCTCGCCTCGACGATCCTCGAAGACGAGGAGGTCATCTCGCTCGACAAGCAGGTGGAGGTGATCCGCACCCACGCGCCGGGACTCGTCGGCCGGACGCTCGGCGAGGCGGACGTGCGGGCGCGGACGGGCTGTACCGTCGTCGGCGTCGAACGCGACGGCGCGGTGATCACCGACCTCGGCGCCGACTTCCGCATCCGGGAGGGGGACGAACTCGTCATCGCCGGCACCGACGAGGGGACCAACCGGTTCATGGAGACGCTGGCTTATACGGATTAG
- a CDS encoding MFS transporter, with translation MSDRWLYGWGLAAIGLGGASLVVPLYVVELGGGPVTLGLLAAAAAAAGAPGALVVGRLADRTGHRRGYVLGSVAVVAGGLAVVAGVESVPVVVAANAAIWFAFAAATPVLTLLAVVGAPEAEWSDRITRLNEWQGVGWALGLLVGFCVLVGGERLVGLDARTALRAVCLVCGTSAAAGWLVTARALPAGPGPEAGPAPRRLRRALRGATRFGVRGAGFPFTPTRMDFRGLHPRRFVRRFTPGLALYFAAVVLVFAGFGAFFAPLPAYLGGVGFGDDAVFGIYLALNVGAAAFFGSAGWLVERYEVALVHAGSLAVRAVALPAVVVVSGTLAATLPLFVLVGVTWAVIAVSAATLVTRLSPAIVRGEALGVYGALSTVASGVGSVVGGWLAASGYARAFGVAGGLVLVGAGIVVVLRWRVADGAASGAERSVYSTDSTE, from the coding sequence GTGTCCGACCGCTGGCTCTACGGCTGGGGCCTCGCCGCCATCGGCCTCGGGGGGGCGTCGCTCGTCGTCCCGCTGTACGTCGTCGAACTCGGTGGCGGCCCGGTGACGCTGGGGCTACTCGCCGCCGCCGCGGCGGCCGCGGGCGCGCCCGGTGCGCTCGTCGTCGGTCGCCTCGCCGACCGCACGGGGCATCGACGTGGATACGTCCTCGGTTCCGTCGCCGTCGTCGCCGGGGGGCTCGCGGTCGTCGCGGGCGTCGAGTCCGTTCCCGTCGTCGTCGCCGCCAACGCCGCCATCTGGTTCGCCTTCGCCGCGGCCACGCCCGTGCTCACGCTCCTCGCCGTCGTCGGTGCGCCGGAAGCCGAGTGGAGCGACCGGATCACCCGCCTCAACGAGTGGCAGGGAGTCGGCTGGGCGCTCGGCCTGCTCGTCGGCTTCTGCGTCCTCGTCGGCGGCGAGCGACTGGTCGGGCTGGACGCACGGACGGCGCTCCGGGCCGTCTGTCTCGTCTGTGGCACCAGCGCGGCCGCCGGCTGGCTCGTCACGGCGCGGGCGCTCCCGGCCGGTCCCGGCCCGGAAGCGGGGCCGGCGCCGCGACGGCTCAGGCGGGCGCTCCGCGGTGCCACCCGCTTCGGCGTCCGGGGCGCCGGCTTCCCGTTCACGCCCACTCGGATGGACTTCCGTGGCCTCCACCCGCGCCGGTTCGTCCGCCGGTTCACGCCCGGCCTCGCGCTCTACTTCGCCGCCGTCGTCCTCGTCTTCGCGGGCTTTGGCGCCTTCTTCGCCCCGTTGCCGGCCTACCTCGGGGGCGTCGGTTTCGGCGACGACGCCGTCTTCGGCATCTATCTCGCCCTCAACGTCGGCGCGGCCGCCTTCTTCGGGAGCGCCGGGTGGCTGGTCGAGCGATACGAGGTGGCGCTGGTCCACGCCGGGAGCCTCGCCGTCCGGGCCGTTGCGCTCCCCGCCGTCGTGGTGGTGAGCGGAACGCTCGCGGCTACGCTCCCGCTGTTCGTCCTCGTCGGCGTCACGTGGGCGGTCATCGCCGTCTCGGCGGCTACGCTCGTGACGCGCCTGTCGCCGGCCATCGTCCGCGGCGAGGCACTCGGCGTCTACGGCGCGCTCTCGACGGTGGCGAGCGGCGTGGGGAGCGTCGTCGGTGGGTGGCTCGCGGCGTCGGGCTACGCCCGGGCGTTCGGCGTCGCCGGGGGGTTGGTCCTCGTGGGCGCCGGCATCGTGGTGGTGCTCCGGTGGCGCGTCGCCGACGGGGCCGCGTCGGGTGCGGAGCGGTCCGTTTATTCGACCGACAGTACAGAGTGA
- a CDS encoding sodium:calcium antiporter, which yields MIPFGLVGWVVVAIVSTGVIWVGSDRLERAAAKLSRYYGLPVAVHGAVVVAVGSSFPELSSVVISTLLHGEFSLGVGAIVGSAIFNLLVIPAASALASEELEATRDVVHKDAQFYIISVLVLFITFALGATYVPGGTNEAAILTPTLALLPLLTYGVYVFLQYQDTRDHAAKPADGVDPRREWGLLAVALVLIAVGVEGVVSAALAFGDAFDTPPFLWGLTVIAAATSLPDTIVSVRAAADDDDVTSLTNVLGSNTFNLLVAIPVGVILAGSATIDFLVAIPMMGFLAFATLVFIVATRTHLELTNLEAYALLGLYGVFLLWMVLETAGVVDGVQGI from the coding sequence GTGATCCCGTTCGGTCTCGTGGGCTGGGTCGTCGTCGCCATCGTCTCGACGGGCGTCATCTGGGTCGGCAGCGACCGACTCGAACGCGCCGCCGCCAAACTCAGCCGGTACTACGGCCTGCCCGTCGCCGTCCACGGCGCCGTCGTCGTCGCCGTCGGCTCCAGTTTCCCCGAACTCAGCTCCGTCGTCATCAGCACGCTCCTCCACGGCGAGTTCTCGCTGGGCGTCGGCGCCATCGTCGGCAGCGCCATCTTCAACCTGCTGGTGATCCCCGCGGCCTCCGCGCTCGCCAGCGAGGAACTCGAAGCCACGCGCGACGTGGTCCACAAGGACGCCCAGTTCTACATCATCAGCGTCCTCGTCCTCTTCATCACCTTCGCCCTCGGCGCGACGTACGTCCCCGGCGGGACGAACGAGGCGGCGATACTCACGCCGACGCTCGCGCTCCTCCCCCTCCTCACCTACGGCGTCTACGTCTTCCTCCAGTATCAGGACACCCGCGACCACGCCGCCAAGCCCGCTGACGGGGTCGACCCACGCCGGGAGTGGGGGCTGCTCGCCGTCGCCCTCGTCCTCATCGCCGTCGGCGTCGAGGGCGTCGTCAGTGCCGCCCTCGCGTTCGGCGACGCCTTCGACACGCCCCCGTTCCTCTGGGGGTTGACCGTCATCGCCGCCGCCACGAGCCTGCCGGACACCATCGTCAGCGTCCGCGCCGCCGCGGACGACGACGACGTGACCAGCCTCACGAACGTCCTCGGGAGCAACACGTTCAACCTCCTCGTCGCCATCCCCGTCGGCGTCATCCTCGCGGGGTCGGCGACCATCGACTTCCTCGTCGCCATCCCCATGATGGGCTTTCTCGCGTTCGCGACGCTCGTGTTCATCGTCGCCACCCGGACCCATCTCGAACTCACGAATCTCGAAGCCTACGCCCTCCTCGGGCTGTACGGCGTGTTCCTGCTGTGGATGGTGCTCGAAACGGCCGGGGTCGTCGACGGGGTGCAGGGCATCTGA
- a CDS encoding cytochrome P450: protein MAEQVSSGSVDPDPAADDAAAPRPADRPLPPYPSSAGHPLLHTVHAMRDVFGFRERAMADHDLIRIKLLGPGDVYHLGHPDHFERVLLNDRERFRKSEDFRLTFEGGLVAVEGDAWRRQREVLQPLFSRDSLRDYADGMVEAVRRRRDHWQPGTRIDLAAETSDLTLDVLFATLLGRKLAVDGDEEIRTAADRLQHWFTPTSYPLPTWIPTPARLRFKRGKRRLQSVADGLLDAAADDPPADPGEADDLLSLLVALRESGVESEALTDDRLRDQVVTMIFAGHDTTATAIAFAFYALARYPEVRERFHAEVDALDGQPTVADLDALDVTERVVTETLRLFPPVYTIPREATTDVVVDGYRIPEGATTWLTVDRVHRDPRFYDDPDTFRPGRWATDLRERLPDFAYAPFGGGPRACIGRQFALMEAQLALATIGRDYHLAWPDDRTDDGPPRRLGMTTRMEPGTTVRVVER, encoded by the coding sequence ATGGCCGAACAGGTTTCGTCCGGGAGTGTCGATCCCGATCCCGCTGCCGACGACGCGGCCGCCCCGCGACCCGCGGATCGGCCGCTCCCACCCTATCCGTCGAGCGCCGGCCATCCCCTGTTGCACACCGTCCACGCCATGCGCGACGTGTTCGGCTTCCGCGAGCGAGCGATGGCCGATCACGACCTGATTCGGATCAAGCTCCTTGGCCCGGGGGACGTGTACCACCTCGGCCATCCGGACCACTTCGAGCGCGTGCTGCTGAACGACCGGGAACGGTTTCGCAAGTCCGAGGACTTCCGACTCACCTTCGAGGGCGGTCTCGTAGCCGTCGAGGGGGACGCTTGGCGCCGACAGCGCGAGGTACTCCAGCCGCTGTTCTCGCGCGACAGCCTCCGTGACTACGCCGACGGCATGGTCGAGGCGGTCCGTCGTCGTCGCGACCACTGGCAGCCGGGCACCCGAATCGACCTCGCGGCCGAGACGAGCGACCTGACGCTCGATGTCCTCTTCGCGACCCTCCTGGGTCGGAAACTCGCCGTCGACGGCGACGAGGAGATCAGAACCGCCGCCGATCGCCTCCAACACTGGTTCACGCCGACCTCGTATCCGCTTCCAACGTGGATTCCCACGCCGGCACGCCTTCGGTTCAAACGCGGGAAGCGCCGTCTCCAGTCGGTCGCCGACGGACTGCTGGACGCCGCGGCCGACGACCCGCCCGCCGATCCGGGCGAGGCCGACGACCTCCTCTCCCTGCTCGTTGCCCTCCGCGAGTCGGGCGTCGAGAGCGAAGCGCTGACCGACGACCGCCTCCGGGACCAAGTGGTGACGATGATCTTCGCCGGCCACGACACCACCGCGACGGCCATCGCCTTCGCGTTCTACGCGCTGGCCCGCTATCCCGAGGTGCGGGAGCGGTTCCACGCCGAAGTCGACGCGCTCGACGGCCAGCCGACGGTCGCCGACCTCGACGCCCTCGACGTGACCGAACGCGTCGTCACCGAGACGCTCCGGCTCTTTCCCCCGGTGTACACGATCCCCCGCGAGGCGACGACCGACGTGGTCGTCGACGGTTACCGTATTCCCGAGGGTGCGACGACCTGGCTCACCGTCGACCGGGTCCACCGCGACCCGCGGTTCTACGACGACCCCGATACCTTCCGACCGGGGCGGTGGGCGACCGACCTCCGGGAACGCCTGCCGGACTTCGCGTACGCGCCGTTCGGCGGCGGCCCGCGCGCCTGTATTGGACGGCAGTTCGCACTGATGGAGGCCCAGCTCGCGCTCGCGACGATCGGTCGCGACTACCACCTCGCGTGGCCCGACGACCGGACCGACGACGGTCCCCCCCGACGACTCGGGATGACGACCCGTATGGAACCCGGGACGACCGTCCGCGTCGTCGAGCGGTGA
- a CDS encoding ring-cleaving dioxygenase: protein MADPTPTPGIHHVTCIAGDPQRNLDFWVETLGLRLVKRSINQDDPSTYHFFFADAEGTPGTSMTFFPWSDLPQGNVGSGQVSRTAFRVPEGSLDYWEDRFDDYGVSYGDRVERFGETVLPFTDPDGLPVELVEVEIPADDPTVPWTEFVPEDAAIRGFHSVTLWIADPQPTMELLETMGLERAGTEQSPDDTPGDERTRFAAGGPVGKYVDVLPTIEGGLQGHGTVHHVAFQTPTDEDQASMRSAARSRGLNPTQQIDRHWFRSVYFREHGGVLFELATSDPGYTSDEPLDDLGGRLVLPGTFEDRREEIEAGLPDVTVPRAATADAGD, encoded by the coding sequence ATGGCCGATCCGACGCCCACGCCGGGCATCCACCACGTCACCTGCATCGCCGGCGACCCACAGCGAAACCTCGACTTCTGGGTCGAGACGCTCGGCCTCCGACTCGTCAAACGCTCCATCAATCAGGACGACCCGAGCACCTACCACTTCTTCTTCGCGGACGCGGAGGGGACGCCCGGGACGAGCATGACGTTCTTCCCGTGGTCGGACCTCCCGCAGGGGAACGTCGGGAGTGGGCAGGTCTCTCGGACCGCCTTCCGCGTCCCCGAGGGGAGTCTGGACTACTGGGAGGACCGCTTCGACGACTACGGCGTCTCATACGGGGACCGAGTGGAGCGGTTCGGCGAGACGGTGCTCCCCTTTACCGACCCCGACGGCCTCCCGGTCGAACTCGTCGAAGTCGAGATTCCGGCCGACGATCCCACGGTCCCGTGGACCGAGTTCGTCCCCGAAGACGCCGCGATTCGCGGCTTCCACTCCGTGACGCTCTGGATCGCGGACCCCCAGCCGACGATGGAACTCCTCGAGACGATGGGGCTGGAGCGCGCCGGAACCGAGCAGTCGCCGGACGACACGCCGGGCGACGAACGCACCCGCTTCGCCGCCGGCGGTCCGGTGGGCAAGTACGTCGACGTGCTCCCGACCATCGAGGGCGGGCTACAGGGTCACGGGACGGTCCACCACGTCGCCTTCCAGACGCCGACCGACGAGGATCAGGCGTCGATGCGGAGCGCCGCCCGGTCGCGCGGCCTGAACCCGACCCAACAGATCGACCGCCACTGGTTCCGCTCGGTCTACTTCCGGGAACACGGCGGCGTCCTGTTCGAACTCGCCACGAGCGATCCGGGCTACACCAGCGACGAACCGCTCGACGACCTGGGCGGCCGCCTCGTCCTCCCCGGGACGTTCGAGGATCGGCGCGAGGAAATCGAGGCCGGACTGCCGGACGTGACGGTGCCGCGGGCGGCGACGGCCGACGCGGGCGACTGA
- a CDS encoding NAD(P)/FAD-dependent oxidoreductase, with protein MEHVDVAVVGGGPAGASAAHAAAEAGASALVFEKGVPRADREGLGPDSTDAAGILDYWVDIMGIHPDEFPDGVVLSELDRAAFVGPTESCVLRSTGIESSYDTFGYTFHRAKFDDWLRERAEDAGADYRVGVSVKDVETDPDGDPRHTLRLASGDAVGADFLILADGPQRTVTNRVLDRFLPFPVTDHLGTTTANHIAYQEHRRLPAEVAEQLRGAITFWWGYIPGHTAYPWIFPNDDDVARIGLTMPIGLDVDAVADRDAYALLRPEDETIPGGSEYLRRLLEHEYGDRYDVPGDFPLVEDRAKAKGTETYPISSTRPVDSPVEAGIAVVGGAMGTTSAFHEGGDHVAVRTGAIAGELAGAGDLSGYNPAWKDAIGDELLRNVTMADMVRDYRPEDWDRIFRTARKMLADEEGYRMFERKFAAGWDAIKLLVGYRWNKYRNRDFVSIHESDYVF; from the coding sequence ATGGAACACGTGGACGTGGCCGTCGTCGGCGGCGGGCCGGCCGGCGCGTCGGCGGCCCACGCGGCCGCCGAAGCCGGTGCGTCCGCACTCGTCTTCGAGAAGGGCGTCCCCCGTGCGGACCGCGAGGGACTCGGCCCGGACTCCACCGACGCGGCGGGCATCTTGGACTACTGGGTCGACATCATGGGCATCCACCCCGACGAGTTTCCGGACGGCGTCGTCCTGTCGGAACTCGATCGGGCGGCCTTCGTCGGTCCGACCGAATCCTGCGTGCTTCGGAGCACGGGCATCGAATCGTCCTACGACACCTTCGGCTACACCTTCCATCGCGCGAAGTTCGACGACTGGCTCCGAGAGCGCGCCGAGGACGCCGGCGCCGACTACCGCGTCGGCGTGAGCGTCAAGGACGTAGAGACCGACCCGGACGGCGACCCGCGGCACACCCTCCGACTGGCGAGCGGCGACGCCGTAGGCGCCGACTTCCTGATCCTCGCCGACGGCCCCCAGCGGACCGTCACCAACCGCGTCCTCGATCGCTTCCTCCCGTTCCCCGTCACCGACCACCTCGGGACGACGACGGCCAACCACATCGCGTACCAGGAACACCGGCGCCTCCCCGCCGAGGTGGCCGAGCAACTCCGCGGCGCCATCACGTTCTGGTGGGGGTACATTCCCGGCCACACCGCCTACCCGTGGATCTTCCCGAACGACGACGACGTGGCCCGAATCGGGCTGACGATGCCCATCGGCCTCGACGTCGACGCCGTGGCCGACCGGGACGCGTACGCCCTCCTCCGCCCCGAGGACGAGACGATTCCGGGCGGGAGCGAGTACCTCCGACGCCTCCTCGAACACGAGTACGGCGACCGGTACGACGTGCCCGGCGACTTCCCGCTCGTCGAGGACCGCGCCAAGGCGAAGGGCACCGAAACGTACCCCATCTCTTCGACCCGCCCCGTCGACTCGCCGGTCGAGGCGGGCATCGCCGTCGTCGGCGGCGCGATGGGCACCACCTCGGCGTTTCACGAAGGCGGCGACCACGTCGCCGTCCGTACGGGCGCCATCGCGGGCGAGTTGGCCGGGGCGGGCGATCTCTCGGGGTACAACCCCGCCTGGAAGGACGCCATCGGCGACGAGCTTCTGCGCAACGTCACGATGGCCGACATGGTGCGGGACTACCGACCCGAGGACTGGGATCGGATCTTCCGCACCGCACGGAAGATGCTCGCCGACGAGGAGGGCTACCGGATGTTCGAGCGGAAGTTCGCCGCGGGGTGGGACGCGATCAAACTCCTCGTGGGGTACCGGTGGAACAAGTATCGTAACCGCGATTTCGTGAGCATCCACGAATCGGACTACGTCTTCTGA